AGCTAGAGGCAAACATAAGAATACAAAagataattttaaatttggtcttGCTTTTCAAGTCACAAAAGAATATTTGATATTGTTTTTGGGTTATATACGGACTAGCATCTGGTTGGTGTTGTTTGACGTGCTTACGTGCTtgtggatcaaccatagagatattcatacactttgaatatatgtcTCAACCTAGACGTGGACAATTGTTTCTACCGCTCTTTTATCGCTCGATAAAGGTACATCTAAACTCATCTTTGTGAATTTattatttgacaattattagtggtgtaattggatccgttaatcgtgtgaatgtttaattgaaggtttataataaaataaatgatgtttattttaatgttaataaaagatgtttattttaATCGTTCCGTTgcgtcataaaattttaaaagtaGACACGATTTTCCTTCAATCACAAAAAATGCATTTTAAATTATGCATTTTAAAGGTTGAGTTTATATGTTCACAAATAAAAATTTTACATTTGAACAATAAAATGAATTTAATTTTAACTGTGACTTTGAAGTTTTTTATAATAATTttgattatatatatgtgtgtgtaattcAATTCCTAGCTCCTGATCGAAAATCAATAGAAAAATAACCTTTTAGGGACTAAGAGACAAATCCAGTAGTTGAAAACGAAATATATAGCATGTAGTAAATTTGATAGTCTACAAAGATGTGTGTGATAGTGATTTACAACAAACACATACTGCTATGAGTTAGTAATTCGATCTATTTGTTCAAGTACAATTGGGTAGTTTCAAATGATCGCAAGTTACTTTCATAAATAAGTCCATATAACAATCAACTTAAACAACCTATCATACAAATAGTAAATGGGAAGAGATTTTTCTTTTCGTGTTATCCGGTGATGCtgaatatttttgtaacaaatgtatCCGTTATCCCGTGATTTGTTTAACCATTTCACTTAGACCAAATATAATGGGGCATCACCCACCACCTCTCACGCCCCAAAAATCTAGGTGGCATCCCACTTGTCAAGGCCCTGACGCCCCTGACGCCCATAATGGGGCGTCACCCGTGACGCTTTAGGGGCGTCAGTCAAGAATCTGACGGAAAAAAAGGTAAGCGTCAGAAAATTTTGGACCAATCAAATTTCtccattaatttttatatattattaaattatatattttatacccaacttccaataatattttaccacatcacccatcACAAATTTAACACTCAAATTTAACACTCCCCATTAAAAAAACTTCACTTCTTGACATTGCCACATCACCACATTTGCTTTTGACATCAAAGTGAGGGTTATATATGGTCTTATCACCTCAAGATGAATTGTTAGTGAAATTTAAACTAAAATTTAGGACCGTCTCAATAATTTAGAAGACCGAAAATAAAAATGAACTCTTATGCACGTAAAATTTTTTAATACAGACAACAACATTTTACTAAAATTTATCAATACGAAAGAAGTTTTAAAAACATTCGTATCAAATTGTTTtattatcaaatatttatttgacaaTTTTTCATTTAAATTAGTTAACTATTTGACattgttttattattaaataaatatttaaaattgTGGGTCATTATAAATTTATGGGCCCTGAACGTTTGTCCATATTACCCATGCTCGAAGACGTGTCAGACGAAacttttgaaaaatattaaaaatgaaaaaTCAATCATATCCTACTCAATTATATACTCATCATCATCATGTTGGTTATTAATGCCCAAGACACAACTTATGTTTATACTACTAATAACACTTGAACCTATATGGTCACATACAATGAGCAAATAAATAtcaattacatatttgaatatgattCTTATATTACAACCTTATTATACATGTTGTGACATTATtatttaattgaaataataatactacaattgtATATAAATGAATATCTATACATATGTATAAACATGTATATATGTAAGTAACAAGTATATTAGTTACTTGTTTATATCTTGTTAATTAttgattatatataatataatgtaaaAGTGGAATTCATGATAACCTTGCACTATATTAGTGGGAGAAAAGTAAAAGAGAAATGATGAAGCATTACCTTTCATGATTAATTGTTTAAAGTGAAATGATTAAGCATTACCTTCTATGACTTGTTTGTGTTTCTTTAAAATGTATGAGAACATACATTTGCAAAACATACGGAGATACACAATTGAAAAGAAAGGCTTCCATGTGCTTTCATTTTCTCTCATGAAAATAACTTTTAAGAAAGTCTTTTAGTAAGTAAAAGAGTTAGTAGTTAAAATTAAGTTTTCAAGGGTTGTGAAGGACTAACAtcaggttgatattggagtttgcTTTCGTGTGGATTACCGATAGATGGAGACTACTTTGGCTCCTATATTCTTAGCATCCATAACTTCTCAAGTTcaaagtcttcaaaggttgtagtctttaaactcactatttattatttagttttcttaacaacATGCAATTGGATCCTTGGTGGGGAGTTTTTGAAAGGTTTAAAAATTGTTGTACATGCTTCCACTGCTAAATAGTTTTATGAAAAATCATACAAACCCctacagtggtatcagagccgcttttgcATGTGTTAAGAAACTTATGTTATATACAATAAGAACTTGTTCTTATTATTAGAAATGAACAACTTTTTTTTCTCTAAAAAAAGAAAAAGTTGTAGATTTCTAAAATGCAACTTAGTTATTTTATTTGCTACAACCATTCCTTTTACATGCATGTATGGTTGTAGAAGttgctatttatatatatatactagttgatATATTAAGTTGCATGGTGCATAGAAAGCCTTTAGACCATTTTGTGATGTTTGGTTGTGTTGAAATTCGATTGGGTTGTAAATTATTCTTTCATTTataatggtttgtaataattttattTTTCATGTTTTGTTTAATTTTGAAATGTAAAAGTATTAGTGTAGACTTGTATATTTtatctataaaaatgtaacaaGACATGAAGAAAATTCAAGATGGAGTTCTAAGCAATTTTGGAGCCATTTGCAACATCAAATGTTGACTAGGCAAGTGGGAGCTTCAAGACATCACAATGGAGCATGGATATTTGTTATGTCCTTAGATTGACCCGGTCCCTTCGTTTGGCTCACGAAAACCGATTAGAAAAAGGCTTGGCTATGCACCTATTAAttgttatgtttatgtttgtatgttgcatgtttgaatatAGGATATTTGCATGCTAGAAAATAATTGTTATTATGTACCTAGTCTAACTAGGAACATTATTTCAGCTGCACATTTGTATGAATCTGAATACTCGTATGCTTTTCCTAATGGTAATATTTCAGTTTTCAATAAAGATGTTTTTTATTTTGAGGCACGACCTCACAATGGCATATATGAAGTTGACATAcaagattcatccaataatagttcTATGTATAACATAAACACCAAAAGATCCAAGCATGACTTGAATCAAACTTATcgatggcattgtcgtcttggtcacataaacaagaaacgcataaccaaactccaatctgatggaattttaaaatcaactaactctgagtcatttgatgtatgcgaatcttgtttaagCGGGAagatgacaaaggcacctttctcCGATTCCGGAGAAAGAGCAAAGGATCTTTTGGGACTTATACATTCCGATGTATGCggtccttttagaactatgtcaagaaatggtgaaagatacttcattacatttactgatgattttaGTAGATTTGGTTATGTTTACTTATTGAAACATAAACATGAGGCATTTGAAACGTTCAAAGTGTTTCAAAATGAGGTTCAAAAGCAGCTAGGCAAAACGATAAAGTTTCTTCGATCGGATCGAGGAGGTGAGTACTTGTGTCAAGAGTTTGACGATCATCTAAAGAATTGTGGAATTATTTCACAAcgcactccacccggaacaccacaacataatggtgtttcTGAGGGGAGGAATCGAAccctacttgatatggttcgatctatgatgaatcATACTTCACTTCCTCCATCCTTCTGGACCTATGCCTTATTATCTGCTGCTCGCATATTAAATATGGTATCAACCAAAAAGGTTAATAAGACACCATACGAGTTATGGCATGGAAAGGTTCCAAATTTATCTTATTTGAAAGTTTGGGGTTGCGAAGCTCATGTTCGACAAGAAACTTCCAACAAACTTGATCCCAGATCTATCAATTGCATTTTagtgggatacccaaaggattctatgggatattatttctacaaTCCTACCGAGAACAAAGTGTTTGTTTCTAGACACGCTACTTTTCTAGAAAAAGAGTTTCTATTAAATAAAACAAATGGGAGTAATGTagaacttgaagaaattcaagaaccacaaaATGTCACACCTGAGGTTGGCACTAGCTATCAAAAAACTGTTGAAGAACCTGAACAATTGGTTGCTCAGGAACCTGAAgtaacacaagacattcgtagatctagtagacctCGTCATAGTCCCGAAAGATATGATGAAATTTTCTTGGTGGATGAAAGTGAGCCCACTAACTACAAAGATGCTACATTAGATCCTGAATCTAGAAAATGGCATGAAGCCATGAATGACGAGATGCAGTCCATGTATGATAACGAAGTATGGGACTTAGTTGATCTACCTACTGAAAGCAAGGCTGTTGGgagcaaatggattttcaagaagaaaaccgatatGGACGGAAATGTACATACATTTAAGGCAAGACTAGTGgtgaaaggtttcactcaaactcatggTATTGACTACGACGAAACTTTCTCTCCAGTAGCCATGCTAAAATCAATTAGAATACTCATTGCCATAGCCGCatattatgactatgagatatggcaaatggatgtcaaaaccgcattCCTTAATGGACACTTAAGTGAAGATGTCTATATGGAACAACCAGAAGGTTTTGtaaatcctaagtatcctaataaagtGTGTAAGCTTAAAAGAGCCATTtacggattaaagcaagcatctagAAGCTGGAATATTCGTTTTGATGAGAAAAtaaaaaagtttgattttatcaaaaATGAAGATGATCCATGTGTTTACAAAAGGGCTAGTGGGAGCATAGTAGTATTTTTAAtcttatatgtagatgatatactacttattggaaatgacatcccAACTTTACAAAAGGTAAAGTCTTGGCTTGGAAAGTGTTTTCAAATGAAAGACCTTGGCGATGCTGCTTATATTCTAGGAATAAAAATTCATAGAGATAGATCAAAGCGGCTAATCGGCTTGAGCCAAAGTGTATATATTGAAAAGATTCTAAAAAGATTGAAGATGCAAGATTCCAAACGCGGATTTTTGCTAATGTCACATGGTACAATATTGAGCAATTCTCAAAGTTCTAGTACAAATGATGAGCTTAGACAAATGAATGAAATTCCATATGCTTCTGCAattggatccattatgtatgccatgttatgcacAAGACCAGACGTATCGTATGCTTTGAGCATGACGAGTAGATACCAACAAAATCTGGGAAAAAGCCACTGGATAGCTGTCAAGAACATCCTAAAGTACTTAATaaggactaaagatatgttcttgatttatGGTAGTGTGGAAGAAGATCTTACTGTAAAGTGCTACACAGATGCTAGCTTACAAACTGATAGAGATGATTCAAGATCACAATCTGGATATGTCTTTATCTTGAATGGATGAGCTATAACTTGGAAAAGTTCTAAGCAGAAAGTAGTTGCACAATCTACTAcagaagctgaatacattgctaCATCGGAGGCAGCACAAAAGGCTGCGTGGATGAAAAAGTTCATTGCTGATTTAGGGGTGATGCCAAGCATAGAAGACCCATAGAAatattttgcgacaacaatggtgCTATTGCTCAAGCAAAAGAACCTAGATCGCATCACAGCACCAAACATATCCTTAGGAGATTCCACTACATACGTCACATAGTGGGAAACGGAGATgtttgtattcgcaaagttcacacagatcaaaacctTGCTGATCCTTTTACAAAGGCTTTGGCACAATCAAAACACGAGGGTCATGCTCGGTGCATAGGGCTTCGTAATGTTAATGATTGGAATGATTTATAATTTACTATTATGATATTTTGAAACATTTATGCAACATTTATATTAAATGATATGATGTATTTGGAGATAATCATGCTCATTAATAATTATTGTGTtctttattagtatgtttaaatcctTGAATAACATTGTTATTCTAAAACGTCCATAGTCAATCACACCTATGGGAATAGTTATGAATTAAGACTAATGTGAATAAGTTGGTTGACTTTCATGAAGATGAAAGTAGAGCAAGGGAGTTGCAACCAAATTCACCTATGTTTATTAGAGAATAAACATTGGACATGACCCACTTTCAAGATCACTTCATGGATCAATGTCATAAGTGATTCTTGAAAATGGTAATATCTTTATATCCTTAGACCGTAGATACATATTGGGTCTTAAGTGTGAGGATTGTTATACTTTGACATAGTCAAACGTTGTTCTTTAGCCAGGCAATCATAAAAGCTATTGTTAAGTATAATATGAGACACATGAGAGACGTGTGTAGTCTAGACGGGATTTGTTCCTCTCATCTGGATAAGAGATTGACATCTATGGGCCCCTCGATGATTTAAATTGATTAAGATGCGTGGCCACGCTCAAACTATATTGATGTATTCAATGGTGTTTGTTTTATCATTTCCAATCTTGATCGAGTAACATAATGTATGAGCTAAATATGAGATTGATTGCTATCCATGTCTCATGCTCAACGTGATGTCAGTAACAAAGGGATAACTGATACCTTACCTATATATTGATTTGAAGTTTTAGCTTGAGAATCAATGGATGCTCAGAATATATGACACATTTTCATGTGTTGTTAGGGGCAGTGGCATGTTGCTAGACGTTTACCACTGTCTGTGTTGACATATGTTGAATCTTGTGCAAGTGGGAAATTGTTGGTTATTAATGCCCAAGACACAACTTATGTTTATACTACTAATAACACTTGAACCTATAGGGTCACACACAATGAGCAAATAAATAtcaattacatatttgaatatgattattatattaCAACCTTATTATACATGTTGTGACATTGTtatttaattgaaataataatactacaattgtATATAAATGAATATCCATACATATGTATAAACATGTATATATGTAAGTAACAAGTATATTAGTTACTTGTTTATATCTTGTTAATTATTGATTATATATAATGTAAAAGTATACATTGTATAACTATATTACTATATTATAGAATTATAGTGGAATTCATGATAACATTGCACTATATTAGTGGGAGAAAAGTAAAAGAGAAATGATGAAGCATTACCTTTCATGATTAATTGTTTAAAGTGAAATGATTAAGCATTacctttttttttggcaaaaatattaatatgtatatatataatagaaccGAAGTTCAGGTGAAGCAACATTAGCAGTACTTGGTCACAAACGACCAAAACTCAATAAAACACACTATCTTCGTTCTAAACATGAACAACAATATAGAGCACAATAATGAATAACAATAGAAAAGTCAACAACACAAAATCACCAACCCTAGGCCTAAACAACATACACATAACCCGACCCCGTATCCAACCTCGCATCTTCACTCCTCAGAAGCCGCCAATCCAAACCATtcaccgggcaacccaagaacacctaacccgaggcctatttACCGAAGTTAACAAAGTCAACAACGCTGGCAACAACATCAAACCCACAGAAGGCCCGACGACGAGAAAAATGGAATGGATGACCAAACAAGCCGCAACAGAACAGTACCAAATGCAAAATCAAACCTTAGGAACCAGTCATCTTCACCAAGTTTTCTAAGGACGTTTACAAATCCCCGGATTCAAACAGTCATAGCTTCAAGCAGTCGGCCAATAACAGCTAGCTACCGACAGCAGCCACCAGCCGCAGCCGGCGACCGCCATCGGCATCCAACCACCACTAGCATTACCTTCTATGACTTGTTTGTGTTTCTTTAAAATGTATGAGAACATACATTTGCAAAACTTACGGAGATACACAATTGAAAAGAAAGGCTTCCATGTGCTTTCATTTTCTCTCATGAAAATAACTTCTAAGAAAGTCTTTTAGTAAGTAAAAGAGTTAGTAGTTAAAATTATGTTTTCAAGGGTTGTGAAGGACTAGCATCCGGTTGATATTGGAGTTTGCTTTCGTGTGGATTACCGATAGAGGGAGACTACTTTGGCTCCTATATTCTTAGCATCCATAACTTCTCAAGTTcaaagtcttcaaaggttgtagtctttaaactcactatttattatttagttttcttaacaacATGCAATTGGATCCTTGGTGGGGAGTTTTTGAAAGGTTTAAAAATTGTTGTACATGCTTCCGCTGCTAAATAGTTTTATGAAAAATCATACAAACCCctacacatcatcatcatcatcatcatcatcatcatctactttCAATAGATAGGTGCTAGTTTTGGACCATAATTTGATGACTACTAGACTTTATATGACTTCTTATCCAAATGTACGAGATACATTCAAGAAAAATATGGACACTAAAGAAAATTCAATATTTTTAACTTACATTAAATTTACATAAAACACTGTGTTTATACAAAGTCTCGATATATAATCAGCATATTTATGCACTAAGACATCAAATTTTATGTAATACTCCGTAATTCTCAAACCAAAATACGTAGTATATAAATGTTGTAAACATTTTTCCATAACCACATTAACACTGCAAATAGATAAAGATTTAGTGTTTCAATGTAAACTAAGTAAACTTGAGGGGGTCAAAATGTAAATTAGATTCAACTCAATAACTCCCACACCCCATGTGTTGTGGAGTTCACATAGAACTCTCCGTAACGCGCTATCAAAAACTCCATCTCGCAGTTTCATCAAATCCGTTTCATGGATTCGGATCCTTCGTCTGATCGATCGGTTAGTCTAAAATATTTTCAATCTATTTTACAGATCTCGTAATTTTATGTGTTTCTTCCAGCAATCAGAAGGATTTTATAGTTATACGATCTGTTTATGTTCGATTTGATCTATATCTTTCCCTTGCTTTAACCTAGGGTTTGTAGCTTATATCCATAGATGATTACATCAGTCGTTTATATTTGTTCGAATTGAGTCCTTTTTGTATCAACAATTGATTTCTTTTTTCACGTGTTATGTAATTGTTTGTAGTTTAGGTAATTTGATCTGTGAAAGCATGATTTATGTCTCTATGATTATGAAATTGAGCATATATAGCCCAAATTGAAGTAAAATTGAGGCCTTATTTTTAATAGTTACTGATTACACATAATATATTTGCAAACTGATTTTTGTGATTTTTATGTTTACTAATGTTTTAAAATTTAACTGAAATGCCTAAATAGTCTGCTTGTTAGGTAGCTACTTAGATATAGAACAAAGAAATAATGCTAACTCACAAAAATAAGGACCTTCTTAAAATACTGCGATCATTAATAGCAAAATTTAGAGATAGTTATTCATTAGTCTGCAATTGCTTCTACACAGTCTTGAATAACCTTATTTATTCTAATGTTAATTTATGTTTAGTGTGGTTATCGTTTTCATGTAGCTCTTAATGAGTTTCTAAAACATCATATCAACTCACCCGTTCTAATTTTACCAATACCAGCAGCAATTCAAGGATGCAAAAGCCACAGGATTCAACCCAGGATTGATTGTTTTGTTGGTTGTTGGCGGGCTACTGATTACATTCCTTGTTGGCAACTATGCGTTGTACATGTACGCTCAGAAGACGTTACCGCCCAGGAAAAAGAAGCCAGTCAGTAAGAAGAAGTTGAAGAGGGAGAAACTTAAACAAGGTGTTGCAGTACCCGGAGAATAGACTGTCAAAAAACGGAGCATAAATTTGTGTTAATGTTCAGTACCGTCTTGTTCTGTGATGATTTTAGTGTCTTTAGTTTTGTACCTGTTTATCTAATCGTGAGTGCTAGTTTAAATTGATCCGGTATTGTTAAGTGGTAACTTAGTGTACTAGCAGCCCAAGGGTTCTCCAAGTATGATTAATGGTAATAATCACCTTGGCTTAGTTCGTGTTCCATCAGGCTTTAATTATCCTTTTTCGTGGGTGTTTTACTTCCATCGTTTCaga
The window above is part of the Rutidosis leptorrhynchoides isolate AG116_Rl617_1_P2 chromosome 1, CSIRO_AGI_Rlap_v1, whole genome shotgun sequence genome. Proteins encoded here:
- the LOC139865626 gene encoding DNA-binding protein S1FA-like isoform X2 → MDSDPSSDRSQFKDAKATGFNPGLIVLLVVGGLLITFLVGNYALYMYAQKTLPPRKKKPVSKKKLKREKLKQGVAVPGE
- the LOC139865626 gene encoding DNA-binding protein S1FA-like isoform X1, which produces MDSDPSSDRSQQFKDAKATGFNPGLIVLLVVGGLLITFLVGNYALYMYAQKTLPPRKKKPVSKKKLKREKLKQGVAVPGE